The sequence CCGGGGATGTCCGGGCCGGACAGCGACAGCGCGCGGCGGGCGGTGCGCAGGGCGGCCGGGGCGTCGGCCAGCGGGACCGTCGGCGAGACCGCCGCGCGCCAGCCGTCGAGCTTGGCCTCCAGCGGCCTCAGTTCGGTGTCCGGATCGCGGGTCAGCAGGTGCGGCTCGGGACCGTCGAGGTCGGCGAGGACGCCGTCGCCGAGCAGGTCGGCGGGGAAGTCGGCCGCGTCGGGGCCGCGCTCGAGGGCGACCATCGCCGCGGTCTCCGGCAGCGGCCAGCCCGCGCCGCCGGCCAGCTCCGCGATGCTGCTCGCGGCGCCTTCCGGGCCTTGGACGATTAGTTCCAGCAGGCGCCGCCGCCGGACCGGGACGGCGCCCTCGGCCTTGGCCTGCGCCTCCTGGTAGCCCTCGATCGCGGTGGCGCACAGCTCGTCGACGTAGGCGAAGATCGCCTCCGCCGCGACCGAGATGACCGCCGGGTCGACGCCCGCCGCGACGACGCCGGGGTGCATCGCCCGCCAGGCTACCCTCGCCCCGATCGTGGCGCTGTCCTGCAGGGCGTCGAGGTTGCGGCCTTCGGTGAACTCGATCCGGCCGCGGCCGCGGTAGAACTCGACCCAGTGCTCGTGGGACAGGTCCGGCTCGCCCATCGAGTCGACGCAGTGCTGCACCGCGAACTCGACGCTCTTGACCAGCACTTTCCCGAAAACGCCCTTGAGCGGCTGGCCGTAGGCCGGGACCGTGCGCTGGACCTCCTGGATCATCGAGGCCGCGGCGTGCTTGACGTGCGGGCGCAGGCCCTTGCCGAGCGCGCGAGGCAGCGAGGCCAGCAGGCGGAAGCTGCGGTACTCGACCACCAAATCCCCCTTCGAGTCCGGTGTGAGCTGAGCGTATCCGACCGGTGCGTGACGGATTAATCAACGACGGGTTCCCTGAAAGGGTGACGCAGACACGTCCTTTTGACACGGACGGGTGCGCGTTCTACGCTCCGTGTCAGGTGGCGGGGGTTATTTTCTGAGGCGCCAATTCCCAGTGGAGGACTGAATTCCCCATGCGCGTTCCCGCTGCCTCGGACGGCTCGGTGTGGGCCCGGCTGCCGCACGAACTCGGCGACGCCGTGCGCCCGCGGATCCCGGAGATCGCCCGTGCCTGCGTCGACGCCGTCGCCACCGAGGTTCCGGAATATTCCGGGATTTTCGGCCCCGGCCCGGGGCGCGTCGCCGCGATCGAGCAGACGCGGCGCGGGATCGAGCGCGACATCGACCGCGTCGGCACGCCCGCGATGTGGCAGGCCGACCGGCTCGCCGAGTTCCGCGGCCACGGGCGCGCGGCGTTCCACAATGGCCTCAGCCGCGAGTCCGTGCAGGCGGCCGTGCGCGTGTCGAGCCGGGTGACCTGGCGGTGGATCGCCGACGTCGCACGGGAAGCCGGCCTGTCCGGCGACGTCCTCTACGGCGCGGCCGAGGGCATGTTCGCCGACGTCGAGACG is a genomic window of Amycolatopsis lexingtonensis containing:
- a CDS encoding PucR family transcriptional regulator, producing the protein MVVEYRSFRLLASLPRALGKGLRPHVKHAAASMIQEVQRTVPAYGQPLKGVFGKVLVKSVEFAVQHCVDSMGEPDLSHEHWVEFYRGRGRIEFTEGRNLDALQDSATIGARVAWRAMHPGVVAAGVDPAVISVAAEAIFAYVDELCATAIEGYQEAQAKAEGAVPVRRRRLLELIVQGPEGAASSIAELAGGAGWPLPETAAMVALERGPDAADFPADLLGDGVLADLDGPEPHLLTRDPDTELRPLEAKLDGWRAAVSPTVPLADAPAALRTARRALSLSGPDIPGPIIWCRDHLATLWLLAEDFLAAELARQSLDPFASLSEKQRERLGETLLAWLETRGGAPEIAQRLGVHPQTVRNRLRQLEELFGDRLKDADDRLGMQLALRAQRLMRAHRPPEG